The following proteins are encoded in a genomic region of Plasmodium coatneyi strain Hackeri chromosome 2, complete sequence:
- a CDS encoding SICA antigen, translated as MWGEDDAGKVLKELSTAIKNGSTQDEDSCKNIVGAKGTASESEKKACNLIVKGLKHIYNIKLEYDENNQKNPVQNQQFQQSMACLLLNKYAEQLKTKAKEKKCEIEKGIKHVFDNSEEIKNKEPLCQEKNNTCYLCKQEHYKSCTVEGKNVEDELNKMLKSKEGEIQQTLTNICPTILPIESSTQPHSQHDHQAAKPAATKPRVPAPGHALIPSQSTVPTKEGKNKDKDEENECKNSAKEINALQGSGGYFGMLRKTRKRYRRAYQVRGPTVQEELLGHVDDQADGPHAYTLVKERKPRSTPKKRRKKRVPVRRRRMIIDIHLEVLDECQKGDTKLLQEDFFEILVQEFMRSEFVKEEKVPKDQTPKEQVACSDSGFREGRLCSYGRYSYGINC; from the exons ATGTGGGGAGAGGATGACGCTGGAAAAGTGTTAAAAGAATTGTCTACTGctattaaaaatggaagtacTCAAGACGAAGATTCATGCAAGAACATCGTAGGAGCGAAGGGTACAGCGTCGgaatcagaaaaaaaagcatgcaACCTTATTGTAAAAggattaaaacatatatacaatattaAGCTCGAATATGACGAAAATAATCAAAAGAATCCTGTTCAGAACCAACAATTTCAGCAAAGCATGGCATGTCTCCTCTTAAATAAATACGCAGAGCAGCTAAAAACCAAggcaaaagagaaaaaatgtgaaatagAGAAAGGCATAAAACATGTCTTTGATAATagtgaagaaattaaaaataaagaacctTTATGTCAGGAGAAGAATAATACATGTTATTTATGCAAACAGGAGCACTACAAAAGTTGCACAGTAGAGGGAAAGAATGTTGAAGATGAATTGAATAAGATGCTCAAATCGAAGGAAGGCGAAATACAACAAACTCTAACTAACATATGTCCAACCATTCTTCCCATCGAATCTTCCACCCAACCACACTCCCAACATGACCACCAAGCTGCCAAACCAGCCGCCACTAAACCACGAGTACCAGCACCTGGACATGCACTAATACCAAGCCAGTCAACAGTACCTACGAAAGAAGGTAAGAATAAGGATaaggatgaggaaaatgaatgtaaaaacaGTGCCAAAGAGATCAATGCCCTGCAAGGTTCCGGCGGC tactttggaatgcttcgtaagacaagaaaacgttacagaagagcttatCAGGTACGTGGTCCAACTGTACAAGAAGAACTCCTTGgtcatgtggacgaccaggcagatggcccacatgcatataccttagtaaaggaacgcaaacctcgttctacgcctaaaaaaagaaggaaaaaacgggttCCTGTTCgtcgtcgccgcatgattattgatattcatttagaagtcttagacgaatgtcaaaaaggcgACACCAAACTGCTTCAggaggacttttttgaaattttggttcaagaattcatGCGAAGCGAATTtgtgaaagaagaaaaggttccTAAGGATCAAAcgcctaaggaacaggttgcatgttcagattccgggtttagggaaggaagactttgttcctatggaagatATTCCTACGGAATAAATtgctaa
- a CDS encoding SICA-like antigen — protein sequence MKEVFEDMMDNILEDGFNDKGHCSEAGQEWEKELCKLLLRIFLWIDGFEQHVEPGEPGSLKYTTWKKRDDSGVTPEQRDLQPYYRCLLGNVTIIKMLGRHCSFNTVAPVIGSKRESVRQSFGDMSDGNEICKDVDVGSLNLGGMFMWGEIKKWIDVYGSTGNDGKRMLSTEIKGHNKLHRIKNEGQAEKYCHGRKKEKEIKKETLQKLNIKADNDVELSLEEEKEPSVGRKALDELVRQVKEVLRTAGLARKEDLDEEELMQKLKEVVNEAIYKVLPPQQQQQQVQGNECKGALCDRLSCIAHKWKNIRGHGTSVRMNIFYYN from the exons ATGAAGGAAGTGTTCGAAGATATGATGGATAATATACTGGAGGATGGATTTAATGATAAAGGACACTGTTCCGAGGCCGGCCAGGAATGGGAAAAGGAATTatgtaaattattattaagaatatttctttggATAGATGGATTCGAGCAGCATGTAGAACCTGGAGAACCAGGTAGCCTAAAGTACAccacttggaaaaaaagggatgatAGTGGGGTTACACCGGAACAGAGGGATCTGCAACCTTATTATAGATGTCTATTAGGAAATGTAactattataaaaatgttaggCAGGCACTGCAGTTTTAACACAGTAGCACCAGTAATTGGGAGTAAGAGGGAAAGTGTGAGGCAAAGTTTTGGGGATATGAGTGATGGAAATGAAATATGTAAGGACGTGGATGTCGGAAGTTTAAATTTAGGTGGAATGTTCATGTGGGGGGAAATTAAGAAATGGATAGATGTCTATGGGAGCACAGGGAACGATGGTAAAAGAATGTTATCGACAGAAATAAAGGGACACAACAAACTTCACAGAATAAAGAACGAAGGACAAGCGGAGAAATATTGCcatgggaggaaaaaagaaaaagaaattaagaaggaaaccttgcaaaaattaaacataAAAGCAGACAACGATGTAGAACTCTCTctagaggaagagaaggagccTTCAGTAGGGAGGAAGGCTTTAGATGAATTAGTTAGGCAGGTCAAGGAAGTATTGCGTACCGCAGGATtagcaaggaaggaagacctagatgaagaagaattgATGCAAAAGTTGAAGGAAGTTGTGAACGAAGCCATTTACAAAGTTTtaccaccacaacaacaacaacaacaagtgcaag GAAATGAATGTAAAGGTGCCCTATGTGATCGCTTAAGCTGCATAgcacacaaatggaaaaatataagaggGCATGGAACCTCCGTAAggatgaatattttttattataattgA